A single genomic interval of Lathyrus oleraceus cultivar Zhongwan6 chromosome 7, CAAS_Psat_ZW6_1.0, whole genome shotgun sequence harbors:
- the LOC127107141 gene encoding transcription factor FER-LIKE IRON DEFICIENCY-INDUCED TRANSCRIPTION FACTOR — protein sequence MFQYSTKIDTMDFYQETLAHVNDGFELHDFIEDPNFDQFINLIRGEENEDSTMCNFNSDLIMNQTFVDNSFLSFPTNAFDPTSSLGAFSCFHGEAKGEIGEENDGDDDDYSSPTTTINTTTSSGGDTKHRSKTDRSKTLVSERRRRGRMKDKLYALRSLVPNITKMDKASIIGDAVSYMQELQSQAKKLKAEVSGLEASIAMSKTHQGSIENHKKIQFNENTSSICKKIVQMDMFQVDERGFYVKIVCNKGERVAASLYKSLESLRDFNVQNSNLATVSDNFLLTFSFNVKNSEPIINLPNLKLWVIGAFLNQGFEFLSSF from the exons ATGTTTCAATATTCAACTAAAATAGACACAATGGATTTTTATCAAGAGACACTTGCTCATGTTAATGATGGCTTTGAGCTACACGATTTCATTGAAGATCCAAACTTTGATCAATTCATCAACTTGATTCGTGGGGAAGAAAATGAAGATAGTACTATGTGTAACTTCAATTCTGACCTTATAATGAATCAAACCTTTGTTGATAACTCATTCCTTTCATTTCCTACAAACGCTTTTGATCCAACTTCTTCACTTGGCGCTTTCTCTTGTTTCCATGGAGAAGCTAAGGGGGAAATAGGAGAAGAAaatgatggtgatgatgatgattattCTTCTCCAACAACAACTATTAACACAACTACTTCAAGTGGTGGTGATACTAAACATAGGTCGAAAACCGATAGGTCCAAGACTTTGGTTTCGGAGCGGAGGAGGCGAGGTCGAATGAAGGATAAGCTTTATGCATTGCGATCTTTGGTTCCCAATATAACTAAG ATGGATAAAGCTTCTATAATTGGAGATGCTGTTTCATATATGCAAGAACTTCAATCCCAAGCCAAGAAGCTTAAGGCTGAGGTTTCTGGACTTGAAGCATCCATAGCAATGTCCAAAACTCATCAAGGATCAATTGAAAACCACAAAAAGATTCAATTCAATGAGAACACTAGTTCAATATGCAAGAAAATTGTCCAG ATGGATATGTTTCAAGTGGATGAAAGAGGGTTTTATGTCAAAATAGTATGCAATAAAGGAGAAAGAGTGGCTGCTTCATTGTACAAGTCTCTTGAATCATTGAGAGATTTCAATGTTCAGAATTCAAATTTGGCCACAGTTTCTGATAATTTTCTACTTACTTTTTCATTCAAT GTAAAAAATTCAGAGCCAATAATCAACCTGCCCAATTTAAAGCTATGGGTGATTGGAGCTTTTCTAAATCAAGGCTTTGAATTCTTGTCTTCTTTTTAA